CGAACAGACGCTGGCCGACATGCTCGTCGAGCTGCTCGGCGCGCCGCGGGTGGGACGCCACGACGACTTCTTCACCCTCGGCGGCGACAGCATCCTGGCGGTGCAGCTCGCCGCGCGGGCGCGCGACGCCGGTGTGGCGATGACGGCCCGAATGGTGTTCGAACATCCCGTGCTGGCCGAGCTCGCCCTCGCCATCGACAACGCGGTCGCCACCACCGCCGGCGGCGCAGACGCGCAAGACGTCCACCACGCCCCCATGGCGGCGTCGGGTCTGTCGCCCGACGAGCTCGCCGCGCTCACGTCGGCCTGGGGACAGACCCAAGACGGGACACCATGACCGCCACCGGAACACCGACCGGCATCGAGGACGTGCTGGCCCTGAGCCCACTGCAGCAGGGCCTGTACTCGCTGGCCGGGCTGACCGAGGACGACACCGCGGCCGATCCGTATGTCATCGCGATGGCGGCCGACATCGAGGGCGCCGTGGACGCGGTACTGCTGCGGTCCTGTGCCGAGGCGATGCTGGTGCGGCATCCGAATCTGCGGGCGAGCTTCTTCCAGGGCAACCTCACCCGCCCGGTTGCGGTGGTGCCGACAGCCGTCGACGTGCCGTGGCGCCACGTCACCGCCCCACGGCCGAGGCCGCCGCGGCGATCGAGGCCGAGGAACGCACGCGCCGTTTCGATCTCGCGCGCGGACCACTCATCCGGTTCCTGCTCATCGAGCTGCCCGCGCAGCGTTGGCGTCTGGTGGTGACGGCGCATCACATCGCGATCGACGGATGGTCGCTGCCGGTGTTCGTCGGCGAGTTCGTCACGCTGTACGCGGCCAGAGGCGACGCCGCGGTGTTTCCCGCGGCACCACGTCCGTACCGCGACTACATCGGTTGGCTCGCGGGCCGCGACCAGGAGGCCAGCCGCGCACGGTGGCGCGCACACCTCGACGGGCTCGACGGGCCGACGCTGCTGTCGCCAGCGCTGTCGGGGCGCGAGGCCGAACCGGGCCTGCCCGCCCGCACCGAGGTCACCCTCGACGAGCAGGAGTCCAAGGAAATCTTCGACGGTGCCCGCGCCAAGGGGATCACCGTCAACACGTTGTTCCAGATGGCCTGGGCGGCAATTCTTTCAGCGTTCACCGACCGCACCGACGTGGTGTACGGCGTGACCGTGTCGGGCCGCCCCGACGAACTGTCCGGCGTCGAGTCGATGGTCGGACTGTTCATCAACACCGTGCCGCTGCGCATCCGGCTCGACCCGGCCCGGTCCGTGCGTGAGCAGTGTCTCGCGGTGCAGCGTGAGGCCGCCGACCTGCGCGAGCACAGCTACCTCAGCCACACCGAGATCCGCGCCCTGGCCGGGATCGGTGAACCCTACGACACGCTGCTGGTGTACGAGAACTTCCCGCCCGGCGGGCTGGTGGGCAGCGACGAGTTCGGCCTCGACGGCGCTGTGCTGCGCCCGTCGGCGTTGGAGAGCCTGTCGCACTTCCCGATCACCATCGCCGCGCACCCCACCCACGGCAGGCTGACGGTGCTCGTCGAAACCCTCGACGGCGCACTGGGAATGCTCGACCCGCACACCCTGGGCCGGCGCGTCCTGACCGTCGTGCGGCGGCTGTTGCGGTACTGGGACCGGCCGCTGCGCGAGGTCGCGGTCACCCTCGACGACGAGTGCGCCGTCGCGGCACCGGTCGACACCGCCCAGCGGTCCGGTGGATTCCACACCGCGTTCACCGAAGTGGCCGCGCAACGGCTCGGTTCGATCGCATTGAGCTGGGACGGCGGCCAACTCAGCTACCGCCAACTCGACGAAGCGGCCGACCGGGTGGCGGCCGAACTGCGGCGCCGCGGGGTCGGCACCGAGACGCCGGTGCTGATCCGTTTGCCCCGCGGACCCGAGTACGTGGTGGCGATGCTCGGGGTGCTCAAGGCCGGTGGTCTGATCGTGCCGCTGGATCCCGCGATGCCCGACGCACGGGTCGACGAGATCGTCCGCCAGACCCATCCGCACGGGCGGGCACCGGTCATCGTCGACGAGGCGTTCGTGACCGCTCTGCGCGGTGCCGACCCCGGACAACCCGGCGGCTACCGGCCCGCGCGGGTGCTGCCGGGCCAGGCCGCCTACATCGTGTTCACCTCGGGCACGACCGGAAAACCCAAGGGCGTCATCGGAACCCACCAGGCGTTGCTGGCCTACGCGGCCGACCACGCCCGCAATGTGCTGCGCCCCGCGGCGCGGCGGGTGGGTCGCCCGCTGCGCGTCGCGCACGCCTGGTCGTTCACCTTCGACGCCGCGTGGCAGCCGCTGGTGGCGCTGCTCGACGGGCACAGCATCCACATCGTCGGCGACGACGTGCAGCGCGACGCCGAGGCGCTGGTGCAGACCATCGGGCGCTTCGCGATCGACATGATCGACACGACACCGTCGATGTTCACCCAACTGCGCGCGGCGGGTCTGCTCACCACGGTGCCGCTGGCGGTGCTCGCGCTCGGCGGTGAGGCCATCGACACCGCGCTGTGGCAGGCGATCCAGGCCGAGTGCGACCGCACCTGGATGTCGGCGCACAACTGTTACGGCCCCACCGAGACCACGGTGGAGGCCGTGGTCGCCGCGATCGCCGGATACCGCGATCCGTGCATCGGCAGGCCCACCGACCCGACCGCCGCCTATGTGCTCGACAGCTGGCTGCGCCCGGTGCCCGACGGTGTCGCGGGCGAGTTGTACCTCGCAGGTGGACAACTCACGCGCGGCTACCTGAACCGGCCGGGGGAGACCGCGGCCCGGTTCGTGGCCGACCCGTTCGTCCCGGGTGCCCGGATGTACCGGACCGGTGACGTGGTACGCCGGACACCCGAAGGGGCGCTGCAGTTCCTGGGCCGCAGCGACGAGCAGGTCAAGATCCGCGGATTCCGGGTCGAACCGGGCGAGGTCGCCGCGGCGTTGCACCGACACCCGCAGGTACGGCACGCCCACGTCGCGGTGCGCCGCCACCGCAGCGGCCCTCGCCTGACCGCCTACGTCGTCACCGACGCCCAGGTGGGCGAGTTGCGCCGCATGCTCGCCGCGACGCTGCCGAGATACCTGGTGCCGCACCATATCCTGCGAGTCGACGAGATCCCGCTGACCACCAACGGCAAGGTCGACGACGCGCGGCTGGCTGCACTCGATCCGGGCCGGCCTTCCGAGGGGTTCGAGGGACCCGCGACCGACACCGAGCAGGTCGTCGCCGAGGTGCTGGCCGAGGTGCTCGACACGCGTGCCGTCGACGTCACCGCCGAGTTCCTCGATCTGGGGCTGGACAGCATCGTCGCGCTGTCGGTGGTGCAGGCGGTGCGCAGGCGCGGTCTGGTGCTGCGGGCCCGCCTCATGCTGGAGTGCGCGAACGTGCGTGAACTCGCCGCGGCGATCGACGCCGAGGCCCACCACGCCGCCGTCGCCGACATTTCCGAGGAGTCCGGTCCGATCCCGTTGCTGCCCAACGGTTGTTGGCTCTATCAGTACGGCGATCCGCGCCGGCTGGCGCAGACCGAGGCGTTCCGGTTGCCCGCGGGCATCACCGCCGGGCAGGTGCGGACCCTGTTGCGCACCGTCGTCGACGCGCACGAGGTGCTGCGCACCCGGCTGGACCGGGCGACCCGCACCCTGGTGCCGTACGAACCCGGCGACGTGCTCACCGAGGCGAGCGCTTCGGGGAGCCTGGTCGACGCCGTCGCCGAGCAGGCCGCGCTCTCGGTGGACCGCATCGACCCGCAGCAGGGCTCGATGTTCGACGCGGTGTGGCTGCACCACCCCGAGGCGCCCGGCGGGGTGCTCATCCTCACCGCCCACGTGTTGGCGCTCGACCCCGCGTCGTGGCGCATCATGGTCGGTGAGCTGGAAACCGCCTGGCACGCATTGGCTTGCGGTCGTCAACCGACGCCGGTGCGGGAGCACACGTCGCTGCGGCGGTGGTCACGCATGCTCGCCGAACGTGCGCTCAAACTCGACACCGCCGACTTCTGGCACCGTCAGTTCGACGGTGCGGACCCCGACATCGGCGCCAGGCGCGTCGATCCGGCCACCGACCGGATGCGTGACATCGCGATCGAGATGATGTTCGCCGATCCCGACACCACGGCGCGGCTGCTGACCGGGCCGGTCCCGGTGACCGAGGTGCTGGCCGCGGCGACGGCGCGGGCCATCACCGCGTGGCGACGCCACCGCGGGCAGCCGGCCGCGGCGCCGCTTCTCGCCCTCGAGACCTATGGGCGCGCCGACACCGTGGTGTCGGCCGATCTGGGGGAGGACGTCCACCAGGTCGACACCGGCGACACCGCCGGGCTGCTCAGCGTGATCTATCCGCTGCGCGTGACCGCCACCGACGCGCGCGGGGTGGCCGAGCAGGTCGCGGCCATCCCCGGTGATCCGGTCGACTACGGGCTGCTGCGCCACCTGCGTGAGGACACCGCGGAAAGCCTTGGTGCGCACCGTGATCCGCAGGTGCTGGTGAACTATCTGGGCCGGATCGAACTCGATTCGGCCGATCATGCGCTGCTGCAGGACCGGTCGCTGCTGGCCGGTGTCACGCCGATACCTGAGCCGAATGTCGCGGTGCGCCACGAACTGACGATCATGGCCGCGGTGATCGACCGGGACGGGGCGGCGGTGCTCGGCGCACAGTGGCGGACCCTGCCGGACATTCTGTCGGCCGCCGATGTCGCCGCTTTGCAGACGATGTGGCTGGACGCGTTGCGAGAGGTGATCGAGTGAGTGAGAGACGACCGCGCCTGGCGGTCATCGGTGCGGGCCCCAAGGCCATCGCGGTGGCGGCCAAGGCCGCCGAACTGCGGGCGATGGGCCTGGACACACCGGAGGTCGTCGTCGTCGACCGCGCCGGGGTCGCGGCCAACTGGCAGGCCGTCGGTGGATGGACCGACGGCAGGCACCGGCTCGGCACGAGCCCGGAAAAAGACGTCGGCTTCCCGTACCGCTCGTCGCTGGTGCCGCGCCGCAACGCCGAACTCGACGCGCGGATGATGCGGCACTCCTGGCAGCGCTACCTGATCGACATCGGGCACTTCGCCGAGTGGATCGACCGCGGCAGGCCCGCACCCACCCACCGTCGGTGGAGTCAGTATCTAGCGTGGGTCGCCGACAACATCGGCCTGTCGCTGATCACCGGTGAGGTCACCGGCATCGGGCTCGGTGACGACCAGAACTCGTGGACGCTGCACACCCATGAGGACACCGTGCACGCCGACGCCGTGATGGTCACCGGGCCCGGGCAGGCGGAGAAGTCGATCCTCCCCGGTAACCCGCGGGTGCTGTCCATCGCGCAGTTCTGGCACCGCGCGGGCGCCGACGAACTGATCTGCGCCGAGCGGGTCGCGGTGATCGGCGGCGGCGAGACCGCCGCGGCGATGCTCAACGAGTTGTTCCGCCACCGGGTTTCGGCGATCACGGTGATCTCACCGCAGGTCACGCTGTTCACCCGGGGGGAGGGGTTCTTCGAGAACACGCTGTACTCCGACCCCACGCACTGGGCCGGGCTCACCCTCGCCGAGCGTCGCGACGCCATGAACCGCACCGACCGCGGAGTGTTCTCGGCGCGCGTCCAGGAGTCGCTGCTCGCCGACGACCGCATCCGGCATCTGCGCGGCCGCGTCGCGCACGCGGTGGGCCGCGAGGAGAAGATCCGGCTGACCCTGCACACCAACTCGGGCGGTGAACGCCTGGAGACCGTGCACGGATTCGACCTGGTGATCGACGGTTCGGGCGCCGACGCCCTGTGGTTCGTGCCGCTGCTGGCCCAGGACGCGCTCGACATGCTCGAACTGGGTCTGGGTGGGCCGCTGACCGGCGAGAGCCTGCAGGAGTCGATCGGTCATGACCTCGCGGTCACCGGTGTGACGCCCAAGCTGTTCCTGCCCGGCCTGGCCGGCCTCAACCAGGGTCCCGGGTTCCCCAACCTCAGCTGCCTGGGGCTGTTGTCCGACCGGGTGCTCGGGGCCGAACTGCCCGTGACCACCGAGCGGACCACCGGCGGGCTGGTCGAGGGGGTCGCCGGGCCGCTGCGTTGAGAAGGCAGGCCGGTATCAGGCCTCCTGCGGCTCCAGCGCGTCCATGTCGAACAGCCGGGCGTGCAGGATCGTGCGGTTACGGAGCGCGGCGCGCACGGCGCGGTGCAGCCCGTCCTCCAGGTAGATGTCGCCGCGCCAGCGCACGGCGTGCGGGAACAGGTCTCCGTAGAACGTGGAATCCTCGGAGAGCAGACGGTCCAGCGCGAGCACGGTCGTGGTGGTCACGATCTCGTCGAGACGCAGCTGCCGGGGCGGGATGCGAGACCAGTCCCGATAGCTCAGGCCGTGCTCAGGATAGGGTTTGCCCTCCAGAACGCCTTTGAAGATCATCGCTGGCGCACCCGCGAGACACCCGTGCACCGTTTCGGCATCGGCATGGGTGTACAGGCTAGTACCGATCGGCGAATTTGCCACCGGGTGCATCAGTTGCTCACGGTCGGCGGCGCCGCCGGGCACGCGGTCGGCAAAGGACCTGCTCGAGACCCGTAAAATGGTGGAGGCGCAACTACGAAGGGCAGGTGATGATGTGGGTAGTGCCGACGATCGTCGTTTCGAGGTGCTGCGTGCAATCGTCGCCGACTTCGTCGCGACCAAGGAACCCATCGGGTCGAAGACCCTCGTCGAGCGGCACAACCTCGGCGTTTCCAGCGCCACCGTGCGTAACGACATGGCGGTTCTGGAGGCCGAGGGGTACATCACGCAGCCGCACACCAGCTCGGGGCGGGTCCCCACCGAGAAGGGATACCGCGAGTTCGTCGACCGCATCGACAACGTCAAACCGCTGTCGCCGTCGGAGCGGCGCGCGATCCTGACCTTCCTGGAATCCGGGGTCGACCTCGACGATGTCCTGCGTCGTGCGGTGCGGCTGCTCGCGCAGCTGACCCGCCAGGTCGCCATCGTGCAGTACCCCACGTTGACGACGTCGTCGGTGCGCCACCTCGAGGTGGTGCCGCTGACCCCGGCCCGGCTGCTGCTGGTCGTGATCACCGACACCGGCCGCGTCGACCAGCGGATCGTCGAACTCGGCGACGCGATCGACGAACACGAACTGGCCAAGCTGCGTGACATGCTCGGCCAGGCCATGGAGGGCAAGCCGCTCTCGCAGGCTTCGATCGCGGTGTCGGACCTGGCGAGCCACCTCAACGGCACCGACCGGCTGGCAGACGCCGTCGGACGCGCCGCGACGGTGCTCGTGGAGACCCTCGTCGAGCACACCGAGGAACGGTTGCTGCTCGGCGGCACCGCCAACCTGACCCGCAACACCGCCGACTTCGGCGGCTCGCTGCGGTTGGTGCTGGAGGCGCTGGAGGAGCAGGTCGTGGTGCTGCGCCTGTTGGCCGCCCAACAGGAGGCAGGCAAGGTGACCGTGCGTATCGGTCACGAGACCGAGGCCGAACAGATGGCCGGTGCGTCGGTGGTGAGCACCGCGTACGGCAGTTCGGGCAAGGTGTACGGCGGTATGGGTGTGGTCGGACCCACCCGTATGGACTATCCCGGAACGATCGCCAATGTCGCGGCGGTCGCGCTCTACATCGGCGAAGTCCTCGGCAGTCGATAAACGGTCTTTGAAGCAGCCGGCGAAACCGGCACGGAAAGGTCAGGCAAGTCAGCGTGGCACGTGATTACTACGGCCTGCTCGGAGTGAGCAAGGGTGCGAGCGATTCGGAGATCAAACGCGCCTACCGGCGTTTGGCACGTGAGCTGCACCCCGACGTCAACCCCGACGAGGAGGCCCAGCACAGGTTCACCGAGATCCAGCAGGCCTACGAGGTGTTGTCGGATCCGGAGAAACGTCGGATCGTCGACATGGGCGGCGACCCGATGGAGTCCGTCGGCGGCGCGCCCAACGGCTTCGGCGGGTTCGGCGGGCTCGGTGACGTCTTCGAGGCGTTCTTCGGCGGCGGCACCACCTCGCGCGGTCCGATCGGGCGCGTCCGGCCGGGTTCCGACTCGCTGCTGCGCATGCGGCTCGACCTCGAAGAGTGCGCGACGGGCGTCACCAAGCAGGTCACCGTCGACACGGCGGTGCTGTGCGACCTGTGCCACGGCAAGGGCACCAACGGCAACTCGCAGCCCACCACATGCGACACCTGCGGTGGCCGCGGCGAGATCCAGACCGTGCAGCGGTCCCTGCTCGGCCAGGTGATGACGTCACGACCCTGCCCGGTGTGCGGCGGCGTCGGCGAGGTCATCCCCGATCCGTGCCACCGCTGCGGCGGCGACGGCCGGGTGCGGGCCCGCCGCGACATCAGCGTCAAGATCCCGGCGGGCGTCGGCGACGGCATGCGCGTGCGCCTCGCCGCTCAGGGTGAGGTCGGGCCGGGCGGCGGTCCCGCGGGCGACCTGTACGTCGAGGTGCACGAGAAGCCGCACGAGGTGTTCGTGCGCGACGGCGACGACCTGCACTGCACGATCTCCGTGCCGATGGTCGACGCCGCGCTCGGCACCACGGTGACCATCGACGCGATCCTCGACGGGCCCACCGAGCTGTCCATCCCGCCCGGAACCCAGCCCGGGCAGGTGACGACCCTGCGCGGACACGGCATGCCGCATCTGCGTTCGGGCGTACGCGGCGATCTGCACGCCCACATCGACGTCGTGGTGCCGACCCGCCTGGAGAGCTCCGACATCGAACTGCTGCGCAAATTCAAGGAGAACCGCACCCGCGACACCGCGGCGGTGCGCACCGCGCAGGGCAGCTCCCACGCCGGTGGCGGCCTGTTCAGCCGGCTGCGCGAGACGTTCTCCGGTCGCTGACCGCCGTGGCCAGACCATGAGCGCGGCGCTGTTCTACGTCGACGCGCTGGCCGGTCCGGGTGAACGGGCCGTCGTCGACGGCGACGAGGGCCATCACGCCGCCAACGTGCGCCGCATCCGGGTCGGCGAGCACATCGACCTCAGCGACGGCGCGGGCACGCTGGCGCACTGCGTCGTCGAACACACCGCGAAGGGCAGCGTCACCGCGCGCATCAGGGACCGGCTGGTGCTGCCGCAGGCACGTCCCGCGGTCACGGTCGTGCAGGCGCTGCCCAAATCGGACCGCTCCGAACTGGCCGTCGAGCTGGCCACCGAGGCCGGTGCCGACGCCTTCGTCGCCTGGCAGTCCGCGCGGTGTGTGGCCCGCTGGGACGGCCCCAAGGCCGACAAGGGTTTGCGCCGCTGGAGCGCGGTGGCCCGCTCGGCGGCGCGCCAGTCCCGGCGCGCGTACATCCCGACCGTCACCGGCGTCGACTCGACGCAGGATCTGGTGCGTCGCATCGCATCCACCGATGCCGTGGTGCTGGCGTTGCATGAATCGGCGACCGAACCGTTTGCGAAAATGCCACTCGCCGAGACAGATTCGGTGATCCTGATCGTGGGCCCGGAAGGCGGCATCGCCGACGACGAGATCGCCGCGCTGACCGATGCGGGCGCGCACGCCGTGCGCCTGGGCCCGACGGTGCTGCGCACCTCGACAGCCGCGGCGGTGGCGCTGGGGGCACTCGGCGCGTTGACGTCGCGCTGGGCGACTCACCCCTGCTGACCGGCTGGGCCCGGCACCGCTGCAGGTGGTGGGCACCATGTCGGAATTTGGTGCTCAAGGCACGTGCGGGGACCACTTACGCTTCTGATGTGAGTCTGCCGCCACCAAATCCGCCACCGCAGGGGCCCCAGTACTGGCAACAACCTCCACACTGGCAGCAGTGGCCGTCGCCGCAGTGGCCGCCGGGCGGCTTTCCGCCGCCGAAGAAATCGCGCACCCCGAAACTCGCGATCGGGATCCTTGCCGCCGTCGGAATGCTGTTCGTCACCGCGGTGGGGTTCGTCGTCTATGCGGCGACGACGAACGGACCCGTCACCGCCACCAGTGACGTGAGCTTCAGCCATGTCTGCGAGGGCGACTGGGTGAAGAACGCTGCCGACTACGGCGAGCCGTACCGGGTCGTCGCCTTCTACTACGGACTCGGTTACAACGGCGATGATTGGATCTCAGTGGGATCCGGCGAGTGGGCCGGTACGGATCCCACCCAGGGTTTCACGCAGATCAACGCCGTGGTGTGTCTGACCCGCAAGGAGGGCACGGCCATCAAGACCGCGACCTGTGAAGACGAGGATGCCGGTGCTCGCATCGAGATCGACTACCTGTCAGTCGACTACGACAGCGAACTACGTGAGGCCAAGACCGGCAAGGTGGTCCGGAATCTGGGAGTCGTGAAGGGCATCGCGGACCGGTGTCCCGGCGTCGGCTACTACAAACGCGGATCCAAGAAGATTTACGCCCGCCCCGACGAGAAGGCGGTGACCAGGATGCTGGAGAAGTTCGCGGGCTGACGGGCCGCGATATATTTCGCGCGTTTCGCCGCCGAAACATCGCGCACACGT
This region of Mycolicibacterium goodii genomic DNA includes:
- the mbtG gene encoding NADPH-dependent L-lysine N(6)-monooxygenase MbtG; translation: MSERRPRLAVIGAGPKAIAVAAKAAELRAMGLDTPEVVVVDRAGVAANWQAVGGWTDGRHRLGTSPEKDVGFPYRSSLVPRRNAELDARMMRHSWQRYLIDIGHFAEWIDRGRPAPTHRRWSQYLAWVADNIGLSLITGEVTGIGLGDDQNSWTLHTHEDTVHADAVMVTGPGQAEKSILPGNPRVLSIAQFWHRAGADELICAERVAVIGGGETAAAMLNELFRHRVSAITVISPQVTLFTRGEGFFENTLYSDPTHWAGLTLAERRDAMNRTDRGVFSARVQESLLADDRIRHLRGRVAHAVGREEKIRLTLHTNSGGERLETVHGFDLVIDGSGADALWFVPLLAQDALDMLELGLGGPLTGESLQESIGHDLAVTGVTPKLFLPGLAGLNQGPGFPNLSCLGLLSDRVLGAELPVTTERTTGGLVEGVAGPLR
- a CDS encoding type II toxin-antitoxin system VapB family antitoxin — protein: MIFKGVLEGKPYPEHGLSYRDWSRIPPRQLRLDEIVTTTTVLALDRLLSEDSTFYGDLFPHAVRWRGDIYLEDGLHRAVRAALRNRTILHARLFDMDALEPQEA
- the hrcA gene encoding heat-inducible transcriptional repressor HrcA; its protein translation is MGSADDRRFEVLRAIVADFVATKEPIGSKTLVERHNLGVSSATVRNDMAVLEAEGYITQPHTSSGRVPTEKGYREFVDRIDNVKPLSPSERRAILTFLESGVDLDDVLRRAVRLLAQLTRQVAIVQYPTLTTSSVRHLEVVPLTPARLLLVVITDTGRVDQRIVELGDAIDEHELAKLRDMLGQAMEGKPLSQASIAVSDLASHLNGTDRLADAVGRAATVLVETLVEHTEERLLLGGTANLTRNTADFGGSLRLVLEALEEQVVVLRLLAAQQEAGKVTVRIGHETEAEQMAGASVVSTAYGSSGKVYGGMGVVGPTRMDYPGTIANVAAVALYIGEVLGSR
- the dnaJ gene encoding molecular chaperone DnaJ; the encoded protein is MARDYYGLLGVSKGASDSEIKRAYRRLARELHPDVNPDEEAQHRFTEIQQAYEVLSDPEKRRIVDMGGDPMESVGGAPNGFGGFGGLGDVFEAFFGGGTTSRGPIGRVRPGSDSLLRMRLDLEECATGVTKQVTVDTAVLCDLCHGKGTNGNSQPTTCDTCGGRGEIQTVQRSLLGQVMTSRPCPVCGGVGEVIPDPCHRCGGDGRVRARRDISVKIPAGVGDGMRVRLAAQGEVGPGGGPAGDLYVEVHEKPHEVFVRDGDDLHCTISVPMVDAALGTTVTIDAILDGPTELSIPPGTQPGQVTTLRGHGMPHLRSGVRGDLHAHIDVVVPTRLESSDIELLRKFKENRTRDTAAVRTAQGSSHAGGGLFSRLRETFSGR
- a CDS encoding 16S rRNA (uracil(1498)-N(3))-methyltransferase is translated as MSAALFYVDALAGPGERAVVDGDEGHHAANVRRIRVGEHIDLSDGAGTLAHCVVEHTAKGSVTARIRDRLVLPQARPAVTVVQALPKSDRSELAVELATEAGADAFVAWQSARCVARWDGPKADKGLRRWSAVARSAARQSRRAYIPTVTGVDSTQDLVRRIASTDAVVLALHESATEPFAKMPLAETDSVILIVGPEGGIADDEIAALTDAGAHAVRLGPTVLRTSTAAAVALGALGALTSRWATHPC